DNA from Clostridia bacterium:
TCCTTTAAGGCAAAGCTTCGGCGTAAAGTCAGGCTCTCTGCCCTGAAAATAAATGTCGAGCCATTTTCCCGTTTCCAGAAAAACGGGCAGCTTTTTTAAGACGCCCGTTTTCATCTCTTCGGCAATTCCCAGCTCCTCGTCAAACCAAAGTCCCGTAAGGGCCTCCCCGTCCGATCGAAGCGTTATTCCTCCCAAAGGCGAATCGTAATAATAAATATACTGCACCGAAACCTCCGTTTTAAGGTTAAGATCCCGCATACTTTATCTCTTCAGATATGCTGAAGATACGGGAAATTCAAAATACGTATCCGGGAAGGGTTCTTCGTTCAGTGAGAAATGCCACCATTCGCACTCGTAAGGCTTAAAACCGTTTCTAATCATGGCGTTTCTTAATATCATTCTGTTTTCATACTGTTCTTCTGTTATTCCCCTGTACGTCGGATGAGATATCTCGCTGAAAAAGTCGAAGGAACTTCCCATATCTACCTCCTTGCCCGTCGCCATATCAAGAAGCGTAAGATCGACCGCGCTGCCTCTGCTGTGCGTAGACTGAGCCGCTATATATCCTGTTTTAAAAAGCGCCGTTTTCTCAAGCTCCGGATAAAAATACGGCTTCATGCGTATATCCGTATCTTCTATCCCCCATAAAACGAACTGCTTTACCGCGCTTACGGGGCGATAAGCGTCGAACACCTTCAGCCTGTATCCGCGCACGTTCAATTCGTTGCTCACGGCTTTAAGAGCTCTTGCCGCTTCTTTCGTTATAAGCGCGCACGGCTCCTCGTCTCCGTCTATACGGTCCCCGATAAAATTGTATGTGGAAAAATATCTTATCTCCTGCAATATCCCCGGCACGTAATCCGACAAAAGCACGAATCCCGACGGGTCCATCGTCACCATACGCTTAAAATCCGAAGTCACAATAATTCCTCCTTTTTTATAAACGATATTTTCCGCGCGTCTCATTCCCTGCGAAGAAGCGCGTCGCGGTCGATATTTCCCATGACCTTCGCCATACGCGCGATCTCCACAAGCTGAAATCCCACGTGGAAGGCCGTATTTAC
Protein-coding regions in this window:
- a CDS encoding M15 family metallopeptidase, which produces MRRAENIVYKKGGIIVTSDFKRMVTMDPSGFVLLSDYVPGILQEIRYFSTYNFIGDRIDGDEEPCALITKEAARALKAVSNELNVRGYRLKVFDAYRPVSAVKQFVLWGIEDTDIRMKPYFYPELEKTALFKTGYIAAQSTHSRGSAVDLTLLDMATGKEVDMGSSFDFFSEISHPTYRGITEEQYENRMILRNAMIRNGFKPYECEWWHFSLNEEPFPDTYFEFPVSSAYLKR